One genomic window of Geodermatophilus sp. DSM 44513 includes the following:
- a CDS encoding MBL fold metallo-hydrolase, translating to MGGPHLHFLGHSTVRVALAGHTVLTDPLLTGRVGPLRRVVPVPAPEDSAGVDLVLISHLHGDHLHLPSLRRVGRGVRVVVPRGAGAWLRARGFRHVTELAPGETVRHGGLRVTGVPAAHSGHRWGPRLTSGPDCRAVGHLVEGDGCRVYAAGDTALTDAMGRLGDVDVALLPVWGWGLTLGPGHLDPAGAAEAVARVRPRVAVPVHWGTLALPGTARTPRMRRLLTEPPRAFAAAVAARGLDTAVVVAEPGRPVPLQVGTTT from the coding sequence GTGGGCGGTCCGCACCTGCACTTCCTCGGCCACTCGACCGTGCGCGTCGCGCTCGCCGGGCACACCGTGCTGACCGACCCGCTGCTCACCGGCCGGGTCGGGCCGCTGCGCCGCGTGGTGCCCGTGCCCGCACCGGAGGACTCCGCCGGCGTGGACCTGGTGCTGATCAGCCACCTGCACGGCGACCACCTGCACCTGCCCTCGCTGCGGCGGGTCGGGCGCGGCGTGCGGGTCGTCGTCCCCCGGGGTGCCGGGGCGTGGCTGCGGGCCCGCGGCTTCCGGCACGTCACCGAGCTGGCGCCCGGCGAGACCGTGCGCCACGGCGGGCTGCGGGTCACCGGGGTCCCGGCCGCGCACTCCGGGCACCGCTGGGGGCCCCGGCTCACCTCCGGCCCGGACTGCCGCGCGGTCGGCCACCTGGTCGAGGGCGACGGCTGCCGCGTGTACGCCGCCGGCGACACCGCCCTCACCGACGCGATGGGCCGGCTGGGGGACGTCGACGTCGCGCTGCTGCCGGTGTGGGGGTGGGGCCTCACGCTCGGCCCGGGGCACCTCGACCCGGCCGGTGCGGCCGAGGCGGTGGCCCGGGTGCGTCCGCGGGTCGCCGTCCCGGTGCACTGGGGCACCCTCGCGCTGCCGGGCACCGCCCGGACGCCGCGGATGCGCCGGCTGCTCACCGAGCCGCCGCGCGCCTTCGCCGCCGCCGTCGCCGCCCGCGGCCTGGACACCGCGGTGGTGGTCGCCGAGCCGGGACGGCCGGTCCCCCTGCAGGTGGGGACGACGACGTGA
- a CDS encoding VTT domain-containing protein, with the protein MSVLADGTSIGYPLLFAGVLLGSVVPVVPTGAVVGAGAAFAVTAHELDLVLVVLVATLGAWAGDLLTFAVCRSGGPAAVRWVARGQHADRIEEVREQFRRHGWQIVVAGRLLPAGRIPVLLAAGALAYPWRRLLPASLLAAALWAVAYASLGVLSGGVFDQPLVAVLLATVLVLVVGAVLNLVSAHRRNAAAPERDTPVRP; encoded by the coding sequence GTGAGCGTGCTCGCCGACGGGACCTCGATCGGCTACCCGCTGCTGTTCGCCGGGGTGCTGCTCGGCTCGGTGGTGCCGGTCGTCCCCACCGGCGCGGTGGTCGGCGCGGGTGCGGCGTTCGCGGTCACCGCGCACGAGCTGGACCTGGTCCTGGTCGTGCTGGTGGCGACGCTGGGCGCCTGGGCCGGCGACCTGCTCACCTTCGCGGTCTGCCGCTCCGGCGGGCCCGCGGCGGTGCGCTGGGTGGCCCGCGGGCAGCACGCCGACCGCATCGAGGAGGTGCGCGAGCAGTTCCGGCGGCACGGCTGGCAGATCGTCGTCGCCGGCCGGCTGCTGCCGGCGGGCCGCATCCCGGTGCTGCTGGCCGCCGGCGCGCTGGCCTACCCGTGGCGGCGGCTGCTGCCGGCGTCGCTGCTGGCCGCCGCCCTCTGGGCGGTCGCCTACGCCTCCCTGGGCGTGCTCAGCGGCGGCGTCTTCGACCAACCGCTGGTCGCCGTCCTGCTGGCCACGGTGCTGGTGCTGGTCGTCGGGGCGGTCCTCAACCTCGTCTCCGCGCACCGCCGGAACGCCGCCGCGCCGGAGCGCGACACCCCGGTCCGGCCGTGA